A part of Diprion similis isolate iyDipSimi1 chromosome 12, iyDipSimi1.1, whole genome shotgun sequence genomic DNA contains:
- the LOC124413531 gene encoding coiled-coil domain-containing protein 186 isoform X1: protein MDEIGTGSLENITRDSGKCFANVTPADMDSSSQCDNGSQKEVVTLPTNASKDSSNYLDNSLVMPDDNSNVRKVHSSNKIAEVDNQHIENLCGHGLTSAENDIVLTNDSGISRNNEEEINFSHKHENSPIQLPTSEALPGNNFEIALDSIDTSGVILDEMNNGQTSDITLNKEDSICQVQDDKKQAICNDQSMLSDNNREHTILNNSDQMSHAVSFQEKSSQSSPLYCHGQSIESSVVLGEPKNNQVSELNSTGDLICKNPTPDLSTIHNFNKSSLANDAKLVKFSVPTKTMNILQSNAQFLNKSKNFLNFITEKSTNIMEKTLLPQNLAAKYNTILRMTENNPTHYKKYVEESGTSSNSVGIDLTPNSDDKSVHNTQVNCQIMCDLTGESQHMNTNNLCDRVHQHEFIAEQFYIQDNSISEDGNSFHKCSMKTHEPDPTIIPQGQETETASPPNVPADSSSNNSEPNHDPQIQNRIVEESLNNLDFNSAQANRDTLSSVDITDSHLSNKALVAIHADNFNMLDKIDNTNSCNSASSIEINDQLLIKENTSGDQILFTRNHSNSDTPPSSGQVSSEHFSREQESVEHNAVESQRDKVTDLGLLDQPVYVTLVRDYRTLKEENRKLSETVLRLEMENQRLAAENSGELYVLQLETLEKTIEKLRNDLKQATANQEVLKKEYLLANKEKESMVMKYVISEKQLIETQRAREYAERKINEAFKEQELLHTKLKQVQGERTRICNILDGKCHELTDVQREVDRLKEELSTRDVKLKWTQNKLKTELEAQKENQQKLDKAMIRINEMKEECEQVRKESHETIRKFQQSEENKVVTLDQQLKEQQARLILERHVTEDKEMSRLQLQKEVETLKQRQLVLIEENNTLSLKVQNLEKERLNYENNLSNLKVIADERQKEIVDLVGKVSQFETLKLQLKHKEQLLSSNEAEVERLRQSNTELQADMEWCREREAHMLDFTQKLTDKNVRLQSEFTAIEAKNEQLELEQGPLHDQIKELSSKVKLLEVSLSSEKSKRTEECELLARHVAEQTQLARNLAQKLEDSQGENAVLRRKQQISVKEMTKELQICKKKLDAFEIGSPSNSLDQTSRTGSSSSLSTGETPNGAVSDNSNSGDHTLQSTEPDRQTLIDRIVKLQKIRVKQAEKLDFLEEHTRTLLNELQKKSKIIKNYILHENPDAMGSNERDRNKHIKGRRNAAELARHGGIMASLYNQRVSDDNMTLELSLEINQKLQAVLEDTLLKNITLKDSIDTLGGEIARLTIQNKPR, encoded by the exons atggacgaaataGGAACAGGATCGCTGGAGAACATTACTAGAGATTCGGGAAAATGTTTCGCTAACGTGACACCAGCTGACATGGATTCAAGTTCGCAATGCG ATAATGGTTCACAAAAAGAAGTCGTCACTTTACCCACGAACGCATCGAAAGATTCATCAAACTACCTTGATAACTCATTGGTGATGCCTGACGATAATTCAAATGTTCGGAAAGTACACAGTTCAAATAAGATCGCAGAGGTAGACAATCaacacattgaaaatttatgtgGTCATGGGTTAACAAGTGCCGAAAATGACATTGTACTTACAAATGATTCTGGAATATCCAGGAataatgaagaagaaattaatttcagtcaTAAACATGAAAATTCACCAATCCAATTACCTACTTCGGAAGCACTGCctggaaataattttgaaatagcATTGGACAGTATAGATACTTCTGGAGTTATACTTGATGAAATGAATAATGGACAAACAAGTGATATAACACTAAATAAAGAAGATTCAATATGTCAGGTTCAAGACGACAAGAAACAAGCTATTTGCAATGATCAAAGTATGCTTTCCGATAACAACAGAGAGCATactattttaaataatagtGATCAGATGTCACACGCAGTATCGTTTCAAGAAAAAAGTTCACAGAGTTCACCACTTTATTGTCATGGCCAGTCTATAGAATCATCTGTTGTCTTGGGTGAACCAAAAAATAACCAAGTATCAGAACTAAATTCCACTGGTGACTTAATTTGTAAAAACCCTACTCCTGATTTAAGTACAAtacataattttaataaatcctCTCTTGCCAATGATGCAAAGCTTGTTAAATTCTCAGTACCTACTAAAACAATGAACATACTGCAGTCAAATGctcaatttttgaacaaaagcAAGAactttctgaatttcattaCAGAAAAGTCGACAAATATCATGGAGAAAACTTTGTTACCTCAAAATTTAGCTGCAAAATATAACACCATACTGAGAATGACTGAGAACAACCCTAcacattataaaaaatatgtagaaGAGAGTGGAACTAGTTCAAATTCTGTAGGAATCGATCTAACACCGAATAGTGACGATAAATCAGTGCATAACACTCAGGTTAACTGTCAAATTATGTGTGATTTAACAGGTGAGTCACAACATATGAACaccaataatttgtgtgacAGAGTGCACCAACATGAATTCATTGCGgaacaattttatattcaagatAATTCTATAAGTGAAGATGGAAATTCATTCCATAAATGTTCCATGAAAACACATGAGCCTGATCCTACTATTATACCCCAAGGACAAGAAACTGAAACAGCATCACCTCCCAATGTACCTGCAGATTCATCTTCCAACAATAGTGAACCAAATCACGATCCTCAGATACAAAATCGAATTGTTGAAGAATCGCTAAACAATTTGGATTTCAACAGTGCTCAGGCAAATCGAGACACACTCAGTTCAGTTGATATAACTGATTCCCATTTGTCTAATAAGGCACTAGTAGCAATTCATGCAGACAATTTCAATATGCTGGATAAGATTGACAATACTAATAGCTGTAACAGTGCAAGTAGCATAGAAATTAATGATCAACTGTTGATAAAAGAGAACACATCTGGTgatcaaatattatttaccCGAAATCACAGCAATTCTGATACTCCACCTAGTTCAGGACAAGTGTCAAGTGAACACTTTAGTCGGGAGCAAGAAAGTGTTGAGCACAATGCTGTTGAGAGCCAAAGAGATAAAGTGACTGATCTTGGGTTGCTTGACCAGCCAGTTTATGTGACTCTTGTAAGAGATTATCGCACTTTGAAGGAAGAAAACAGAAAGTTGTCGGAGACAGTGCTAAGGttggaaatggaaaatcaaaGATTGGCTGCTGAAAACAGCGGTGAATTATATGTTCTGCAGCTAGAAACTCTTgagaaaacaattgaaaaactgagaaatgatttgaaGCAAGCAACTGCTAATCAAGAAGTACTTAAAAAAGAATACCTTCTCGCTaacaaagaaaaggaaagcATGGTCATGAAATATGTGATTAGCGAAAAACAGCTTATAGAAACGCAAAG AGCGCGAGAATATGCAGAGCGTAAAATTAACGAGGCTTTTAAAGAACAAGAATTACTGCACACCAAGTTAAAACAAGTGCAGGGTGAACGTACAAGAATATGCAACATTCTAGATGGGAAGTGTCACGAGCTAACAGATGTTCAGAGAGAAGTGGATCGattgaaagaagaattgaGCACGCGAGATGTTAAATTGAAGTGGACacaaaataaattgaagacTGAATTAGAAGCCCAAAAAGAAAACCAACAGAAATTAGATAAAGCAATG ATTCGGATTAacgaaatgaaagaagaatgTGAGCAGGTACGTAAGGAATCGCATGAAACGATTCGCAAATTTCAGCAATCTGAAGAAAACAAAGTAGTTACCTTGGACCAACAGCTCAAAGAGCAGCAAGCGCGTCTTATTCTTGAACGCCACGTTACCGAAGACAAAGAAATGTCCAGACTTCAACTGCAAAAAGAAGTGGAaacattaaaacaaagacaacttgtgttgattgaagaaaataatacactCAGTTTAAAAGTTCAAAACCTTGAGAAAGAAAGATTAAACTATGAGAACAACTTGAGCAATTTAAAAGTAATTGCTGACGAAAGACAGAAAGAAATTGTTGATTTAGTTGGGAAAGTATCtcaatttgaaactttaaaaTTACAGCTGAAACA cAAAGAGCAGTTATTGTCATCAAATGAGGCAGAAGTCGAAAGACTACGCCAATCAAACACAGAGTTACAGGCTGACATGGAATGGTGTCGTGAGCGTGAAGCACATATGTTGGATTTTACCCAAAAGCTGACGGATAAAAATGTTCGTCTACAATCTGAGTTCACTGCAATTGAAGCTAAGAATGAACAGTTGGAACTAGAACAAGGTCCCTTGCATGATCAAATCAAAGAACTCTCCTCTAAAGTGAAATTACTGGAAGTAAGTTTGTCGTCAGAGAAGAGTAAGAGAACAGAAGAATGTGAACTCTTGGCTAGACACGTGGCTGAACAAACACAACTCGCCCGAAATTTAGCCCAAAAATTAGAAGATAGTCAAGGAGAAAACGCAGTCCTTCgaagaaaacaacaaatttcTGTTAAAGAAATGACAAAAGAACTACagatctgcaaaaaaaaattagatgcaTTTGAAATTGGTTCACCAAGTAACTCTCTAGATCAAACCTCCCGAACTGGTTCTAGTTCATCATTGAGCACCG gtgAAACACCTAATGGTGCAGTATCAGATAACAGTAATAGTGGAGATCATACGTTACAGTCTACCGAACCAGACAGACAAACTTTGATAGATAGAATagtgaaattacaaaaaattcgtGTTAAACAAGCCGAGAAGTTGGATTTCTTGGAAGAACACACTAGAACGTTACTTAACGAATTgcagaagaaatcaaaaattataaaaaattatatcctgCATGAAAATCCGGATGCAATGGGCAGTAATGAACGTGATAGAAATAAG CATATCAAAGGCAGACGCAATGCT
- the LOC124413531 gene encoding coiled-coil domain-containing protein 186 isoform X2, translated as MDEIGTGSLENITRDSGKCFANVTPADMDSSSQCDNGSQKEVVTLPTNASKDSSNYLDNSLVMPDDNSNVRKVHSSNKIAEVDNQHIENLCGHGLTSAENDIVLTNDSGISRNNEEEINFSHKHENSPIQLPTSEALPGNNFEIALDSIDTSGVILDEMNNGQTSDITLNKEDSICQVQDDKKQAICNDQSMLSDNNREHTILNNSDQMSHAVSFQEKSSQSSPLYCHGQSIESSVVLGEPKNNQVSELNSTGDLICKNPTPDLSTIHNFNKSSLANDAKLVKFSVPTKTMNILQSNAQFLNKSKNFLNFITEKSTNIMEKTLLPQNLAAKYNTILRMTENNPTHYKKYVEESGTSSNSVGIDLTPNSDDKSVHNTQVNCQIMCDLTGESQHMNTNNLCDRVHQHEFIAEQFYIQDNSISEDGNSFHKCSMKTHEPDPTIIPQGQETETASPPNVPADSSSNNSEPNHDPQIQNRIVEESLNNLDFNSAQANRDTLSSVDITDSHLSNKALVAIHADNFNMLDKIDNTNSCNSASSIEINDQLLIKENTSGDQILFTRNHSNSDTPPSSGQVSSEHFSREQESVEHNAVESQRDKVTDLGLLDQPVYVTLVRDYRTLKEENRKLSETVLRLEMENQRLAAENSGELYVLQLETLEKTIEKLRNDLKQATANQEVLKKEYLLANKEKESMVMKYVISEKQLIETQRAREYAERKINEAFKEQELLHTKLKQVQGERTRICNILDGKCHELTDVQREVDRLKEELSTRDVKLKWTQNKLKTELEAQKENQQKLDKAMIRINEMKEECEQVRKESHETIRKFQQSEENKVVTLDQQLKEQQARLILERHVTEDKEMSRLQLQKEVETLKQRQLVLIEENNTLSLKVQNLEKERLNYENNLSNLKVIADERQKEIVDLVGKVSQFETLKLQLKHKEQLLSSNEAEVERLRQSNTELQADMEWCREREAHMLDFTQKLTDKNVRLQSEFTAIEAKNEQLELEQGPLHDQIKELSSKVKLLEVSLSSEKSKRTEECELLARHVAEQTQLARNLAQKLEDSQGENAVLRRKQQISVKEMTKELQICKKKLDAFEIGSPSNSLDQTSRTGSSSSLSTGETPNGAVSDNSNSGDHTLQSTEPDRQTLIDRIVKLQKIRVKQAEKLDFLEEHTRTLLNELQKKSKIIKNYILHENPDAMGSNERDRNKAELARHGGIMASLYNQRVSDDNMTLELSLEINQKLQAVLEDTLLKNITLKDSIDTLGGEIARLTIQNKPR; from the exons atggacgaaataGGAACAGGATCGCTGGAGAACATTACTAGAGATTCGGGAAAATGTTTCGCTAACGTGACACCAGCTGACATGGATTCAAGTTCGCAATGCG ATAATGGTTCACAAAAAGAAGTCGTCACTTTACCCACGAACGCATCGAAAGATTCATCAAACTACCTTGATAACTCATTGGTGATGCCTGACGATAATTCAAATGTTCGGAAAGTACACAGTTCAAATAAGATCGCAGAGGTAGACAATCaacacattgaaaatttatgtgGTCATGGGTTAACAAGTGCCGAAAATGACATTGTACTTACAAATGATTCTGGAATATCCAGGAataatgaagaagaaattaatttcagtcaTAAACATGAAAATTCACCAATCCAATTACCTACTTCGGAAGCACTGCctggaaataattttgaaatagcATTGGACAGTATAGATACTTCTGGAGTTATACTTGATGAAATGAATAATGGACAAACAAGTGATATAACACTAAATAAAGAAGATTCAATATGTCAGGTTCAAGACGACAAGAAACAAGCTATTTGCAATGATCAAAGTATGCTTTCCGATAACAACAGAGAGCATactattttaaataatagtGATCAGATGTCACACGCAGTATCGTTTCAAGAAAAAAGTTCACAGAGTTCACCACTTTATTGTCATGGCCAGTCTATAGAATCATCTGTTGTCTTGGGTGAACCAAAAAATAACCAAGTATCAGAACTAAATTCCACTGGTGACTTAATTTGTAAAAACCCTACTCCTGATTTAAGTACAAtacataattttaataaatcctCTCTTGCCAATGATGCAAAGCTTGTTAAATTCTCAGTACCTACTAAAACAATGAACATACTGCAGTCAAATGctcaatttttgaacaaaagcAAGAactttctgaatttcattaCAGAAAAGTCGACAAATATCATGGAGAAAACTTTGTTACCTCAAAATTTAGCTGCAAAATATAACACCATACTGAGAATGACTGAGAACAACCCTAcacattataaaaaatatgtagaaGAGAGTGGAACTAGTTCAAATTCTGTAGGAATCGATCTAACACCGAATAGTGACGATAAATCAGTGCATAACACTCAGGTTAACTGTCAAATTATGTGTGATTTAACAGGTGAGTCACAACATATGAACaccaataatttgtgtgacAGAGTGCACCAACATGAATTCATTGCGgaacaattttatattcaagatAATTCTATAAGTGAAGATGGAAATTCATTCCATAAATGTTCCATGAAAACACATGAGCCTGATCCTACTATTATACCCCAAGGACAAGAAACTGAAACAGCATCACCTCCCAATGTACCTGCAGATTCATCTTCCAACAATAGTGAACCAAATCACGATCCTCAGATACAAAATCGAATTGTTGAAGAATCGCTAAACAATTTGGATTTCAACAGTGCTCAGGCAAATCGAGACACACTCAGTTCAGTTGATATAACTGATTCCCATTTGTCTAATAAGGCACTAGTAGCAATTCATGCAGACAATTTCAATATGCTGGATAAGATTGACAATACTAATAGCTGTAACAGTGCAAGTAGCATAGAAATTAATGATCAACTGTTGATAAAAGAGAACACATCTGGTgatcaaatattatttaccCGAAATCACAGCAATTCTGATACTCCACCTAGTTCAGGACAAGTGTCAAGTGAACACTTTAGTCGGGAGCAAGAAAGTGTTGAGCACAATGCTGTTGAGAGCCAAAGAGATAAAGTGACTGATCTTGGGTTGCTTGACCAGCCAGTTTATGTGACTCTTGTAAGAGATTATCGCACTTTGAAGGAAGAAAACAGAAAGTTGTCGGAGACAGTGCTAAGGttggaaatggaaaatcaaaGATTGGCTGCTGAAAACAGCGGTGAATTATATGTTCTGCAGCTAGAAACTCTTgagaaaacaattgaaaaactgagaaatgatttgaaGCAAGCAACTGCTAATCAAGAAGTACTTAAAAAAGAATACCTTCTCGCTaacaaagaaaaggaaagcATGGTCATGAAATATGTGATTAGCGAAAAACAGCTTATAGAAACGCAAAG AGCGCGAGAATATGCAGAGCGTAAAATTAACGAGGCTTTTAAAGAACAAGAATTACTGCACACCAAGTTAAAACAAGTGCAGGGTGAACGTACAAGAATATGCAACATTCTAGATGGGAAGTGTCACGAGCTAACAGATGTTCAGAGAGAAGTGGATCGattgaaagaagaattgaGCACGCGAGATGTTAAATTGAAGTGGACacaaaataaattgaagacTGAATTAGAAGCCCAAAAAGAAAACCAACAGAAATTAGATAAAGCAATG ATTCGGATTAacgaaatgaaagaagaatgTGAGCAGGTACGTAAGGAATCGCATGAAACGATTCGCAAATTTCAGCAATCTGAAGAAAACAAAGTAGTTACCTTGGACCAACAGCTCAAAGAGCAGCAAGCGCGTCTTATTCTTGAACGCCACGTTACCGAAGACAAAGAAATGTCCAGACTTCAACTGCAAAAAGAAGTGGAaacattaaaacaaagacaacttgtgttgattgaagaaaataatacactCAGTTTAAAAGTTCAAAACCTTGAGAAAGAAAGATTAAACTATGAGAACAACTTGAGCAATTTAAAAGTAATTGCTGACGAAAGACAGAAAGAAATTGTTGATTTAGTTGGGAAAGTATCtcaatttgaaactttaaaaTTACAGCTGAAACA cAAAGAGCAGTTATTGTCATCAAATGAGGCAGAAGTCGAAAGACTACGCCAATCAAACACAGAGTTACAGGCTGACATGGAATGGTGTCGTGAGCGTGAAGCACATATGTTGGATTTTACCCAAAAGCTGACGGATAAAAATGTTCGTCTACAATCTGAGTTCACTGCAATTGAAGCTAAGAATGAACAGTTGGAACTAGAACAAGGTCCCTTGCATGATCAAATCAAAGAACTCTCCTCTAAAGTGAAATTACTGGAAGTAAGTTTGTCGTCAGAGAAGAGTAAGAGAACAGAAGAATGTGAACTCTTGGCTAGACACGTGGCTGAACAAACACAACTCGCCCGAAATTTAGCCCAAAAATTAGAAGATAGTCAAGGAGAAAACGCAGTCCTTCgaagaaaacaacaaatttcTGTTAAAGAAATGACAAAAGAACTACagatctgcaaaaaaaaattagatgcaTTTGAAATTGGTTCACCAAGTAACTCTCTAGATCAAACCTCCCGAACTGGTTCTAGTTCATCATTGAGCACCG gtgAAACACCTAATGGTGCAGTATCAGATAACAGTAATAGTGGAGATCATACGTTACAGTCTACCGAACCAGACAGACAAACTTTGATAGATAGAATagtgaaattacaaaaaattcgtGTTAAACAAGCCGAGAAGTTGGATTTCTTGGAAGAACACACTAGAACGTTACTTAACGAATTgcagaagaaatcaaaaattataaaaaattatatcctgCATGAAAATCCGGATGCAATGGGCAGTAATGAACGTGATAGAAATAAG
- the LOC124413531 gene encoding coiled-coil domain-containing protein 186 isoform X3: MDEIGTGSLENITRDSGKCFANVTPADMDSSSQCDNGSQKEVVTLPTNASKDSSNYLDNSLVMPDDNSNVRKVHSSNKIAEVDNQHIENLCGHGLTSAENDIVLTNDSGISRNNEEEINFSHKHENSPIQLPTSEALPGNNFEIALDSIDTSGVILDEMNNGQTSDITLNKEDSICQVQDDKKQAICNDQSMLSDNNREHTILNNSDQMSHAVSFQEKSSQSSPLYCHGQSIESSVVLGEPKNNQVSELNSTGDLICKNPTPDLSTIHNFNKSSLANDAKLVKFSVPTKTMNILQSNAQFLNKSKNFLNFITEKSTNIMEKTLLPQNLAAKYNTILRMTENNPTHYKKYVEESGTSSNSVGIDLTPNSDDKSVHNTQVNCQIMCDLTGESQHMNTNNLCDRVHQHEFIAEQFYIQDNSISEDGNSFHKCSMKTHEPDPTIIPQGQETETASPPNVPADSSSNNSEPNHDPQIQNRIVEESLNNLDFNSAQANRDTLSSVDITDSHLSNKALVAIHADNFNMLDKIDNTNSCNSASSIEINDQLLIKENTSGDQILFTRNHSNSDTPPSSGQVSSEHFSREQESVEHNAVESQRDKVTDLGLLDQPVYVTLVRDYRTLKEENRKLSETVLRLEMENQRLAAENSGELYVLQLETLEKTIEKLRNDLKQATANQEVLKKEYLLANKEKESMVMKYVISEKQLIETQRAREYAERKINEAFKEQELLHTKLKQVQGERTRICNILDGKCHELTDVQREVDRLKEELSTRDVKLKWTQNKLKTELEAQKENQQKLDKAMIRINEMKEECEQVRKESHETIRKFQQSEENKVVTLDQQLKEQQARLILERHVTEDKEMSRLQLQKEVETLKQRQLVLIEENNTLSLKVQNLEKERLNYENNLSNLKVIADERQKEIVDLVGKVSQFETLKLQLKHKEQLLSSNEAEVERLRQSNTELQADMEWCREREAHMLDFTQKLTDKNVRLQSEFTAIEAKNEQLELEQGPLHDQIKELSSKVKLLEVSLSSEKSKRTEECELLARHVAEQTQLARNLAQKLEDSQGENAVLRRKQQISVKEMTKELQICKKKLDAFEIGSPSNSLDQTSRTGSSSSLSTGETPNGAVSDNSNSGDHTLQSTEPDRQTLIDRIVKLQKIRVKQAEKLDFLEEHTRTLLNELQKKSKIIKNYILHENPDAMGSNERDRNKNN, translated from the exons atggacgaaataGGAACAGGATCGCTGGAGAACATTACTAGAGATTCGGGAAAATGTTTCGCTAACGTGACACCAGCTGACATGGATTCAAGTTCGCAATGCG ATAATGGTTCACAAAAAGAAGTCGTCACTTTACCCACGAACGCATCGAAAGATTCATCAAACTACCTTGATAACTCATTGGTGATGCCTGACGATAATTCAAATGTTCGGAAAGTACACAGTTCAAATAAGATCGCAGAGGTAGACAATCaacacattgaaaatttatgtgGTCATGGGTTAACAAGTGCCGAAAATGACATTGTACTTACAAATGATTCTGGAATATCCAGGAataatgaagaagaaattaatttcagtcaTAAACATGAAAATTCACCAATCCAATTACCTACTTCGGAAGCACTGCctggaaataattttgaaatagcATTGGACAGTATAGATACTTCTGGAGTTATACTTGATGAAATGAATAATGGACAAACAAGTGATATAACACTAAATAAAGAAGATTCAATATGTCAGGTTCAAGACGACAAGAAACAAGCTATTTGCAATGATCAAAGTATGCTTTCCGATAACAACAGAGAGCATactattttaaataatagtGATCAGATGTCACACGCAGTATCGTTTCAAGAAAAAAGTTCACAGAGTTCACCACTTTATTGTCATGGCCAGTCTATAGAATCATCTGTTGTCTTGGGTGAACCAAAAAATAACCAAGTATCAGAACTAAATTCCACTGGTGACTTAATTTGTAAAAACCCTACTCCTGATTTAAGTACAAtacataattttaataaatcctCTCTTGCCAATGATGCAAAGCTTGTTAAATTCTCAGTACCTACTAAAACAATGAACATACTGCAGTCAAATGctcaatttttgaacaaaagcAAGAactttctgaatttcattaCAGAAAAGTCGACAAATATCATGGAGAAAACTTTGTTACCTCAAAATTTAGCTGCAAAATATAACACCATACTGAGAATGACTGAGAACAACCCTAcacattataaaaaatatgtagaaGAGAGTGGAACTAGTTCAAATTCTGTAGGAATCGATCTAACACCGAATAGTGACGATAAATCAGTGCATAACACTCAGGTTAACTGTCAAATTATGTGTGATTTAACAGGTGAGTCACAACATATGAACaccaataatttgtgtgacAGAGTGCACCAACATGAATTCATTGCGgaacaattttatattcaagatAATTCTATAAGTGAAGATGGAAATTCATTCCATAAATGTTCCATGAAAACACATGAGCCTGATCCTACTATTATACCCCAAGGACAAGAAACTGAAACAGCATCACCTCCCAATGTACCTGCAGATTCATCTTCCAACAATAGTGAACCAAATCACGATCCTCAGATACAAAATCGAATTGTTGAAGAATCGCTAAACAATTTGGATTTCAACAGTGCTCAGGCAAATCGAGACACACTCAGTTCAGTTGATATAACTGATTCCCATTTGTCTAATAAGGCACTAGTAGCAATTCATGCAGACAATTTCAATATGCTGGATAAGATTGACAATACTAATAGCTGTAACAGTGCAAGTAGCATAGAAATTAATGATCAACTGTTGATAAAAGAGAACACATCTGGTgatcaaatattatttaccCGAAATCACAGCAATTCTGATACTCCACCTAGTTCAGGACAAGTGTCAAGTGAACACTTTAGTCGGGAGCAAGAAAGTGTTGAGCACAATGCTGTTGAGAGCCAAAGAGATAAAGTGACTGATCTTGGGTTGCTTGACCAGCCAGTTTATGTGACTCTTGTAAGAGATTATCGCACTTTGAAGGAAGAAAACAGAAAGTTGTCGGAGACAGTGCTAAGGttggaaatggaaaatcaaaGATTGGCTGCTGAAAACAGCGGTGAATTATATGTTCTGCAGCTAGAAACTCTTgagaaaacaattgaaaaactgagaaatgatttgaaGCAAGCAACTGCTAATCAAGAAGTACTTAAAAAAGAATACCTTCTCGCTaacaaagaaaaggaaagcATGGTCATGAAATATGTGATTAGCGAAAAACAGCTTATAGAAACGCAAAG AGCGCGAGAATATGCAGAGCGTAAAATTAACGAGGCTTTTAAAGAACAAGAATTACTGCACACCAAGTTAAAACAAGTGCAGGGTGAACGTACAAGAATATGCAACATTCTAGATGGGAAGTGTCACGAGCTAACAGATGTTCAGAGAGAAGTGGATCGattgaaagaagaattgaGCACGCGAGATGTTAAATTGAAGTGGACacaaaataaattgaagacTGAATTAGAAGCCCAAAAAGAAAACCAACAGAAATTAGATAAAGCAATG ATTCGGATTAacgaaatgaaagaagaatgTGAGCAGGTACGTAAGGAATCGCATGAAACGATTCGCAAATTTCAGCAATCTGAAGAAAACAAAGTAGTTACCTTGGACCAACAGCTCAAAGAGCAGCAAGCGCGTCTTATTCTTGAACGCCACGTTACCGAAGACAAAGAAATGTCCAGACTTCAACTGCAAAAAGAAGTGGAaacattaaaacaaagacaacttgtgttgattgaagaaaataatacactCAGTTTAAAAGTTCAAAACCTTGAGAAAGAAAGATTAAACTATGAGAACAACTTGAGCAATTTAAAAGTAATTGCTGACGAAAGACAGAAAGAAATTGTTGATTTAGTTGGGAAAGTATCtcaatttgaaactttaaaaTTACAGCTGAAACA cAAAGAGCAGTTATTGTCATCAAATGAGGCAGAAGTCGAAAGACTACGCCAATCAAACACAGAGTTACAGGCTGACATGGAATGGTGTCGTGAGCGTGAAGCACATATGTTGGATTTTACCCAAAAGCTGACGGATAAAAATGTTCGTCTACAATCTGAGTTCACTGCAATTGAAGCTAAGAATGAACAGTTGGAACTAGAACAAGGTCCCTTGCATGATCAAATCAAAGAACTCTCCTCTAAAGTGAAATTACTGGAAGTAAGTTTGTCGTCAGAGAAGAGTAAGAGAACAGAAGAATGTGAACTCTTGGCTAGACACGTGGCTGAACAAACACAACTCGCCCGAAATTTAGCCCAAAAATTAGAAGATAGTCAAGGAGAAAACGCAGTCCTTCgaagaaaacaacaaatttcTGTTAAAGAAATGACAAAAGAACTACagatctgcaaaaaaaaattagatgcaTTTGAAATTGGTTCACCAAGTAACTCTCTAGATCAAACCTCCCGAACTGGTTCTAGTTCATCATTGAGCACCG gtgAAACACCTAATGGTGCAGTATCAGATAACAGTAATAGTGGAGATCATACGTTACAGTCTACCGAACCAGACAGACAAACTTTGATAGATAGAATagtgaaattacaaaaaattcgtGTTAAACAAGCCGAGAAGTTGGATTTCTTGGAAGAACACACTAGAACGTTACTTAACGAATTgcagaagaaatcaaaaattataaaaaattatatcctgCATGAAAATCCGGATGCAATGGGCAGTAATGAACGTGATAGAAATAAG